CAGCGCCGCCACGCTGGCCGTGGCGCCGTTCATGAACTTCGCTCACGAGAGCCCCCTGGCCAAGAAAATGCTGGTGCTCGGTTTCGACGGCATGGACCCGGGCATCGTCAGCCGCCTGATGGGCCAGGGGCAGCTGCCCAACATGCAGCGCCTGGCCGAGCAGGGCGTATTCACCATGATGCGCACCACCTGCCCGCCGCAGAGCCCGGTAGCCTGGGGCAGCTTCATCAGCGGCGCCGATCCCGGCGTTTTCGGCATCTTCGACTTCCTGCACCGCAACCCCGAGAACTACACGCCGGTATTTTCCCAGAGCGAGACCCTGCCCTCGCACATGCTGGTCAGCCTCGGCAAGTACCGCATCCCGCTCAAGCCCGGCAAGGTCGTCCTGCGGCGCGAAGGGCGGGCTTTCTGGGATTACCTGGAGGAGCGCGGCATCGAGGCCACCATCGTCAAGGTACCGACCAACTACCCCCCCTCAGCCAGCAGCCAACGCACGCTGTCGGGCATGGGCACGCCCGACATCCAGGGCACCTACGGCATCTACTCGCTCTACACCTCCGACGAGAACGAATCGCAGAAAATCATCCCGGCCAGCAACATCTATTACGCCTACATCGATGAGAACGGGGTCATGGAGGGGCAGATCGAGGGGCCGAACAACGACCTGCTCAGGGAGAGCGCCAGGGTGACTCTTCCCTTCAAGGTCTATGTGGACAACGCGCACCGGACGGCGCGCATCGACATCCAGGGCCGGGAGATCCTCATCGCCGAGAAGGAGTATTCCGACTGGGTGGAGCTCAAGTTCCCCCTGATCGACTCCATTGCCAGCATCGGCGGCATGGTTAAATTCTACCTGCTGGAGATAGGGGAAAAATTCCGCCTCTACATCTCGCCCATCCACATCAACCCGCGCGACCCCGCCGTGCCCATCAGCACCCCGGCCGGCTACAGCCGCGAACTGGCCGACAAAACCGGGCTATTCCACACCATCGGCCTGCCGGCCGACACCAAGGCCCTGAGCACCGGCACCTTCTCCATGGAAAACTACATCGCCCAGTCGCTGTCGGTTTTCCAGGAAAGCTGCCGCCTCTTCGACTACGAACTGCAGCGCTTCTGCGAGCGCAGGCAGGGGCTGCTGTTCTTCTATTTCTCCTCACTCGACCAGGGGCAGCACATGTTCTGGGCCCTGAACGACAAGGAACACCCCTACTACCATCCGGAGGAAAGCCGGAAATTCGGCTACATCACCGACGAGATGTACCGCAAGTTCGACCGCGTTCTGGGCAGGGCGCTGCAAGTCATCGGCCGCGGCATCCCGGTCCTGGTCATGTCCGACCACGGCTTCGGCCCCTTCCGCCGCAGCGTCAACATCAACGCCTGGCTGGCCAAGGAAGGCTACCTGCGGCTGAACACCGGCGAGCTGAACGAGGCTTCCATTTTCGACACCGCCGTCTGGGCCGATTCCAAGGCCTACGCCCTGGGCTTGAACGGGCTTTACCTGAACCTCAAAGGAAGGGAGAACCAGGGCCGGGTCGACGCCAACGAGCGGCGCCGGTTGCTGGAAGAGATCAAGGGCAAGCTGGAGGCGCTGCGCGACCCCAAGAACAACGAGTCGGTCGTCAGCTGCGCCTACATCGCCGAGGACACATTTTCCAAAGACTTCATCCAGCGCGCCCCCGACATCATCCTGGGTTTTGACCGCGGCTACCGCATCAGCGACCAATCGGCGCTGGGCTCGCTCAGCCGCGAGGTGGTCAGCGACAACATGAACTGGTGGTCGGGAGACCATTGCGTCGATCCCAGGAAAGTCCCGGCCTCGTTCATCTCCAGCTTCAAGATCCAGAAGCCCGTGCCCGACATGATCGACGTGGCCCCCACCATTCTGAAGTATTTCGGCATCGCCACCCCGGCCCAGATGACCGGGAAAGCCATCATATAGGAGAAAACCATGGCAAGCAAAGTCAAACTGAGCAAGGAAGCCGATCAAAAAGCCGAGGCCATCATCGCCTTTCACGGCTACTCCTCTCTCGACGAGCTGGTGGAGGACCTGATCAACAAGGAATACGAAAAGATCAAGAGCGGCGACAACAAGGAAGAGCTGGCCAGCAAGCTGAGCGGCCTGGGCTACATTTCCTGAATGGCGCAAAAGGTCAACTATTTCCTGACCAGGGCTTTCGACCTGCTGCTGGCCCCGTTCGCCAAGCTCCCCCCTTTCTGGGGCATCCTCTTTCTCAGCCTGCTGACCTCGCTGTTCGTCCTGGCCGTCTATAAGCTTGTGTCCAACCCGGCCAAGGTCAGAGAGACCAAGAATTTGATCAAGGCCCACATCCTGGCCATCCGCCTGTACCGCGACTTCTGGCGGACCATCCTCGCCTCGTTTTTCAAGAGCCTGTATTACACCGGCAAGTACTTCGCGCTGAACCTGCTGCCGCTGCTGCTGGTGCTCCCTTTGATGTTCCTGCTGTTCGTGCAGATGGACATCCGCTACGGCATGCGCCCCTTCCGGGCCGGCGAGAGTTTCACGGTAAAAGCCCGTTTCAGCGGCCCCATCGACGCGGTGGAAGCCGTTGTCGAGCCCAGCGATCACTACCAAACGACGATGAACCCGGTCCACATCCCCGCCTTGCGTGAGATCGACTGGAAGCTGAGGGTGGGTCAAAACGGCTCCGGCGATATTGCCATTACGGTGAACGGGAACACGGTCCGGAAAAACCTGCTGACCGGCGCGGGCCAGCCGGCGCTGTCCAACAAAAGAATGTCCGCCTCCGGCTGGGGACATTTCATCTATCCGGTTGAAAAACTGCTGGCGCCGGCGCCGGCATTGGAATACATTTCCCTGCAATACCCGGCCCGCAGCATCTCCTTTCTCGTCCTGCGCACCCATTGGCTGGTCTATTACCTCGTCCTGACCATGATCATCGCCCTGGCCTTGAAAAAAAAGTTCGGGGTGGAGTTCTAAATCCCTTTTGCGGGGATTGCAGATAACTATTTCGGGAGCGATTTCGTAAAATCGCCTTCAGGAGGATCGATGAAAAAACTCATTCTCGCTTTAATGGTCGGACTGCTTCTGGTGCAGCTTCACGGCGCCCAGGAACAGAAGGAAGCCAAGCCCGATTTGCTCAAGAACCTGCAAACCGTTGAAAAGATAGAACCGGTCCCGGCCAAGGCGCAGGTCGGCTTCGACAGCATCAGCGCCAAGGGGATGATGGCCATGCTGGCGTTCATCTCCTCGGACAACCTGGAGGGGCGGGAGATCGGCAGCCGCGGCTATGATACAGCGGCCGAATATGCGCAGTCGCTCTTTTCCATCTGGGGCCTTGAACCCGGCGGCGACATGGTCAAAGCCGCTCCCGGTTCCGGCCACCAGATGGGCGCCGCCCAAAGCGTTGGGCCGGCAGCCTCCGCCAAATCGGCGCGGGGATTCCTGCAGGAGTTCGAGCTCAAGGAAGCGCTCGAATCGACCGCCGGCGTCAGCCTGCAAACCGTCCGGCCCAACCAGGCCCAACGCAACCAGGCGTTCACGCCCGGGGTGGACTTCATCTTCAGCTCCAACCTGCCGCTGGAGATCAATGCCCCGCTGGTCTTCGCCGGCTACGGCATCAGCGAAAAGAGCATCGCCTACGACGACCTGGCCGCTATCGACGTCAGGGACAAGATCGTCATGATCCTATCGGAGGCTCCGGGCAAGGAGGACAGCGCCTCACCTTTCCAGAAAAAGGAGCTCAAGGAAAAATATTTCCCGGCCATGCCCAGCCGCCGGGGTGGCCCCGATTTTACCAAGGCCGCCGAGATCATCAAGCGCGGCGCCCTGGCCGTCCTGATCGTGAAGAATTCCCTAGCCGAGGGCGGCGATGTCTTTCGCGACATCCTGGCCGAGAGACAGGTCCACGACGACAAGCCCATCCTGCCCGACAACCGCAAGCGGCTGCTGCTCCCCGGCAGCAAGGCGCTGCCCTGGGAAGGCCGCACCGTCATCCGCGTCTCGCGCGACATGGCCAATGCCATCCTGGCCACCGCCAATGAAACGGTCGACAGCCTGCAAAAAAAGATCGTTGCCAAGTACAAGCCGCATTCCATCGTACTGCCCGGCGGCAGCCTGCAGATCAGCAACGTCGTGCGCTTCCAATTGATCAAGAGCGCCAACGTCGTCGCCTTCATCGAGGGCAGCGACCCGCAGTTGAAAAACCAGGCCGTGGTCATCGGCGGCCACCTCGACCATCTGGGCCGCCGCGGCGAGTACATCTACAACGGCGCCGAGGACAACGGCTCGGGCGCCTGCGGCGTCCTGGCCATCGCCCGCGCCCTGGCCCTCAACCCGGAAAAGCCCAAGCGCAGCGTGGTCTTCTGCCTCTGGACCGGAGAGGAGGAGGGATTGTTCGGTTCACGCTATTACGTGGAGCACCCGCTGGTTTCCCTGGACAACACCGTAGCCTACCTTAACCTCGATATGATCGCCCTGCCATGGAGCGAAGCCGGGCTGCGCCAGATGATGCGCATGATGAACATGAATGAAGGCGAGGCGCTGCTGAAAAAGGTCAAGCCGGAGAACTTCCTGCCCCTCTCCTACGCCTTCGGGGCGGCGGACCTGAGAAATGCCATGAGCGAAGCCAACCGCTATGTCGGCTTCGACATTCTCTACCGCGAAGCGCCCAAGACCCTGGACCGCATGATGGGCGGCAGC
This genomic window from Candidatus Aminicenantes bacterium contains:
- a CDS encoding alkaline phosphatase family protein; translation: MKRRDFIRSSAATLAVAPFMNFAHESPLAKKMLVLGFDGMDPGIVSRLMGQGQLPNMQRLAEQGVFTMMRTTCPPQSPVAWGSFISGADPGVFGIFDFLHRNPENYTPVFSQSETLPSHMLVSLGKYRIPLKPGKVVLRREGRAFWDYLEERGIEATIVKVPTNYPPSASSQRTLSGMGTPDIQGTYGIYSLYTSDENESQKIIPASNIYYAYIDENGVMEGQIEGPNNDLLRESARVTLPFKVYVDNAHRTARIDIQGREILIAEKEYSDWVELKFPLIDSIASIGGMVKFYLLEIGEKFRLYISPIHINPRDPAVPISTPAGYSRELADKTGLFHTIGLPADTKALSTGTFSMENYIAQSLSVFQESCRLFDYELQRFCERRQGLLFFYFSSLDQGQHMFWALNDKEHPYYHPEESRKFGYITDEMYRKFDRVLGRALQVIGRGIPVLVMSDHGFGPFRRSVNINAWLAKEGYLRLNTGELNEASIFDTAVWADSKAYALGLNGLYLNLKGRENQGRVDANERRRLLEEIKGKLEALRDPKNNESVVSCAYIAEDTFSKDFIQRAPDIILGFDRGYRISDQSALGSLSREVVSDNMNWWSGDHCVDPRKVPASFISSFKIQKPVPDMIDVAPTILKYFGIATPAQMTGKAII
- a CDS encoding M20/M25/M40 family metallo-hydrolase, giving the protein MKKLILALMVGLLLVQLHGAQEQKEAKPDLLKNLQTVEKIEPVPAKAQVGFDSISAKGMMAMLAFISSDNLEGREIGSRGYDTAAEYAQSLFSIWGLEPGGDMVKAAPGSGHQMGAAQSVGPAASAKSARGFLQEFELKEALESTAGVSLQTVRPNQAQRNQAFTPGVDFIFSSNLPLEINAPLVFAGYGISEKSIAYDDLAAIDVRDKIVMILSEAPGKEDSASPFQKKELKEKYFPAMPSRRGGPDFTKAAEIIKRGALAVLIVKNSLAEGGDVFRDILAERQVHDDKPILPDNRKRLLLPGSKALPWEGRTVIRVSRDMANAILATANETVDSLQKKIVAKYKPHSIVLPGGSLQISNVVRFQLIKSANVVAFIEGSDPQLKNQAVVIGGHLDHLGRRGEYIYNGAEDNGSGACGVLAIARALALNPEKPKRSVVFCLWTGEEEGLFGSRYYVEHPLVSLDNTVAYLNLDMIALPWSEAGLRQMMRMMNMNEGEALLKKVKPENFLPLSYAFGAADLRNAMSEANRYVGFDILYREAPKTLDRMMGGSDHASFAMAGKPWVGFMSGMGNDYHTPADSLEKFNGETMAKVSRLIYLTAFLLADK